In a single window of the Planctomycetaceae bacterium genome:
- a CDS encoding ribose-phosphate pyrophosphokinase — MNSDSASAGNRPGPRLQHFQAPQGDLAILPGSGNPVFAGKIAEELGVKLVPCEAQIFSEGNVFVRILENVRGRDTFVIQGVHRPVNDNFVELLFWIDALKRASAQHITAVIPYFSYAKGDKKDEPRVSIRARVCADALEAAGADRVLTMDLHSPQIQGFFSVPVDHLYARAVICEHVQTLGIDNLVVCSPDVGFAKSASAYAKILGVPVVIGNKERKDHSERAEVLEVIGSVEGRNVLMVDDFTITGGSLCSMAGVLKARGAKDIYAAVSHGVLSKGAVARIEASEIRKLFMTDTIEPSDEPLGDRIEIISVAPLFAQAIRSIHDRTSVSMLFPDGTS; from the coding sequence ATGAATTCTGACTCTGCCTCTGCTGGCAACCGCCCTGGCCCACGCCTCCAGCATTTTCAGGCTCCTCAGGGTGATTTGGCAATTCTGCCGGGTTCCGGGAACCCAGTCTTCGCCGGGAAAATTGCGGAAGAACTGGGCGTCAAACTCGTGCCGTGTGAAGCCCAGATTTTCAGTGAAGGAAACGTCTTCGTTCGAATTCTCGAAAACGTGCGTGGGCGAGATACCTTTGTCATCCAGGGTGTACATCGACCTGTCAATGATAACTTTGTAGAGCTGCTGTTCTGGATCGACGCGCTCAAGCGGGCCAGCGCGCAGCACATTACCGCGGTCATTCCGTATTTCAGCTATGCGAAGGGGGATAAGAAAGACGAGCCACGTGTGTCGATCCGCGCTCGTGTTTGTGCCGATGCACTTGAAGCTGCCGGAGCGGATCGGGTGCTCACCATGGATTTACACAGTCCGCAGATTCAGGGATTCTTTAGCGTGCCTGTTGATCACTTGTACGCTCGCGCTGTGATCTGTGAACATGTGCAAACGCTGGGCATCGATAACCTTGTCGTCTGCAGCCCTGATGTTGGCTTTGCAAAATCTGCGTCGGCCTATGCGAAGATTCTGGGTGTGCCGGTTGTCATTGGCAACAAAGAACGCAAGGATCACAGTGAACGAGCGGAAGTGCTGGAAGTAATCGGTTCGGTCGAAGGACGCAATGTGCTGATGGTGGATGATTTTACCATCACAGGCGGCTCGCTCTGCAGTATGGCGGGCGTCCTGAAAGCACGGGGGGCGAAAGACATTTACGCTGCCGTTTCACACGGAGTGCTTTCGAAAGGAGCGGTTGCCCGCATTGAGGCCAGTGAAATTCGAAAGCTGTTCATGACGGACACGATCGAGCCCAGCGACGAGCCACTTGGCGATCGCATTGAAATTATCAGTGTCGCACCGCTGTTCGCGCAGGCGATTCGATCGATTCACGATCGAACAAGCGTCAGCATGCTGTTTCCGGATGGAACCAGCTAA
- a CDS encoding DUF1553 domain-containing protein, with protein MMTTVFKSRCVAIVCLSITSAFAAAEDAPTADSVQLQPAEFVLQGPRATQQLMVTANPDTLTIRDMTHEVTIESDNPAVVTVDHGIAKATGNGTATIKAVVDGKESSATVTVTGFEQSSPVLFHTEVLAALTKSGCNMGACHGSPSGKGGFRLSLRGYDPELDLVTLRGEFFNRRSNVLQPDESLLLRKPLMEVAHGGGRRLDANDASHVVLRQWIAEGMRTEPEGTPTLDRIELLPSPRVLRDGADRQQLVVNGYYSDGTIRDVTALTAFDSSDENIATISAAGVVRREGRGEATILARYLDRMSTTMITFLTDRPDFQWPNPSPNNRIDELVFGKLQQLQIQPSELCSDTDYLRRATLDLAGRLPNTNETLQFISDASPDKRAQLVERLLASDDYARFWSMKWADLLRSNSRKMSATGVHKFRRWLFDVVNQDTPLDQFTRELLTATGSTQANPAAYYWKASRDEIDATETTAQLFMGVRIQCAKCHNHPFEKWTQDDYYGLAAAFKRVGRKETGLPDDEFIFVSGGGEVTQPRTGQVMKTRLLLEGDVDVPADQDRRVIFANWLTGPKNPFFAKSVANRIWGHVVGRGIVDPVDDFRDSNPPSNPELLNYLADELVKSGFSAKHLIRTIMASRVYQLSSRRNQFNEDDEIYFSHATTRMLTAEQLLDAICTVTGLQEEFPGMPAGTCAVDLVDPPEGHKFLQVFGQPQRELPCECERSTDSNLSQALQLINGPTVHNKLRSDAGVVHQMITAGKSDAEIINSLYLAALSREASPREQEIAAAHIAANDDRTRALEDIAWAIINSKEFLFQH; from the coding sequence ATGATGACGACCGTTTTCAAATCTCGATGCGTCGCAATCGTTTGCCTGAGCATCACTTCGGCATTCGCTGCTGCCGAAGACGCCCCAACTGCTGACAGTGTGCAACTTCAACCAGCAGAATTCGTACTGCAGGGGCCGCGTGCAACCCAACAACTGATGGTGACCGCCAACCCGGACACCCTGACCATTCGCGACATGACTCACGAAGTCACCATCGAATCGGATAACCCGGCCGTTGTCACTGTTGACCATGGAATCGCGAAAGCGACGGGCAACGGAACCGCCACCATCAAAGCCGTCGTCGATGGTAAAGAGTCTTCCGCAACCGTGACTGTGACTGGCTTTGAACAATCGAGCCCTGTTCTGTTTCACACGGAAGTTCTCGCTGCGCTGACAAAGTCTGGTTGCAACATGGGAGCTTGCCATGGTTCACCGTCTGGAAAAGGCGGTTTTCGCCTGTCGCTGCGTGGGTACGATCCGGAACTGGATCTGGTCACTCTTCGCGGTGAGTTCTTCAATCGTCGTTCCAATGTGCTTCAACCGGATGAAAGTCTGTTGCTGAGAAAGCCGCTGATGGAAGTCGCGCATGGTGGTGGTCGTCGACTCGACGCTAACGATGCCAGCCACGTTGTCCTGCGGCAATGGATTGCGGAAGGAATGCGAACCGAACCAGAAGGAACTCCGACGCTGGATCGCATCGAACTGCTGCCATCGCCTCGCGTTTTGCGGGATGGGGCAGACCGCCAGCAACTGGTCGTAAACGGCTACTACAGCGATGGCACCATCCGCGACGTGACTGCCCTGACCGCTTTCGATTCTTCTGACGAAAACATTGCTACGATTTCGGCTGCCGGAGTCGTTCGGCGAGAAGGGCGCGGTGAAGCAACTATTCTGGCCCGGTACCTGGATCGCATGTCGACCACCATGATTACATTCCTGACCGACCGACCGGATTTTCAGTGGCCCAACCCATCACCAAACAATCGGATCGACGAGCTCGTCTTTGGAAAACTGCAGCAACTTCAGATTCAGCCCTCCGAATTATGCAGTGATACAGACTACCTTCGACGGGCCACACTGGACCTTGCCGGACGCCTGCCGAACACAAATGAAACTCTGCAGTTCATTTCGGATGCATCCCCGGACAAGCGAGCACAACTGGTCGAGCGTCTGCTGGCAAGCGACGACTACGCTCGCTTCTGGTCCATGAAATGGGCCGACCTTCTTCGCAGCAACAGCCGCAAGATGTCCGCGACCGGCGTTCATAAGTTCCGACGGTGGTTATTTGATGTGGTCAATCAGGATACCCCGCTGGATCAGTTCACGCGAGAACTCCTGACCGCCACCGGAAGCACCCAAGCCAACCCCGCTGCCTATTACTGGAAGGCCAGCCGTGACGAAATCGATGCGACAGAGACAACTGCCCAGCTGTTTATGGGCGTTCGTATCCAGTGTGCCAAGTGTCACAATCATCCTTTCGAAAAATGGACACAGGACGACTATTACGGCCTGGCAGCAGCGTTCAAACGAGTTGGACGAAAAGAAACCGGACTACCGGATGATGAATTCATCTTCGTGAGCGGAGGTGGTGAGGTGACTCAGCCACGGACCGGCCAGGTCATGAAGACGCGACTTCTACTGGAAGGCGACGTTGATGTTCCTGCTGATCAGGATCGTCGAGTCATCTTTGCCAACTGGTTAACCGGCCCGAAGAATCCCTTCTTCGCAAAATCCGTTGCCAATCGCATCTGGGGACACGTCGTTGGCAGGGGAATTGTTGATCCCGTCGATGATTTCCGCGATTCTAATCCACCTTCCAACCCGGAACTGCTGAACTATCTTGCCGACGAACTTGTCAAGAGCGGGTTCTCCGCAAAGCACCTGATTCGCACAATCATGGCAAGCCGCGTCTACCAGCTCAGTTCCCGGCGAAATCAGTTCAATGAAGACGACGAAATTTATTTCAGCCATGCAACAACACGGATGTTAACCGCAGAACAACTGCTCGATGCAATTTGCACCGTCACCGGCCTTCAGGAAGAATTCCCGGGAATGCCGGCAGGCACATGTGCTGTCGATCTGGTTGACCCGCCGGAAGGCCATAAGTTTCTTCAGGTCTTCGGGCAGCCACAACGCGAACTACCCTGTGAATGCGAACGCAGTACGGACAGCAACCTCAGCCAGGCTCTCCAGCTGATCAATGGGCCAACTGTCCATAACAAACTCCGATCCGATGCCGGGGTTGTCCATCAAATGATCACGGCAGGAAAATCGGACGCGGAGATCATCAACTCTCTCTACCTGGCTGCACTCAGTCGAGAAGCTTCTCCGCGCGAACAGGAAATTGCCGCAGCCCACATTGCCGCCAATGACGACCGCACCCGCGCTCTGGAAGACATTGCATGGGCCATCATCAACAGCAAGGAATTCCTTTTCCAGCACTGA
- a CDS encoding DUF1501 domain-containing protein — MFPSFMNRRTFLGQAGLSPGAAALAAMMAADSNVGKGATPESAGSAVVGHQSGSHFRARVKRVIFLCMAGGPSHLETFDPKPALAKLDGQPMPESYTAGQPIAQLQGQALKCLGPQTRFRSCGQNGLEISEFLPWHQKMADDICVLRSLVTEQINHDPAHTFMNTGTAISGRPSMGSWVNYGLGSEAQNLPGFVVMTSVGGRNPQPIASRQWSAGFLPGRFQGVEFNSTGSPVHYLDTPPGVSMESQRRLLDTVRELNLHRNRSHPNPELETRVSAYEMAFQMQMSVPELVDMSDEPRHILEMYGATPGDGSYASNCLLARRMAERGVRFIHLYHRGWDHHGGLVQYMNTCCGLTDRPTWALIQDLKQRGLLDDTLVIWGGEFGRTPMFQGKGGAGRDHHIKGFSMWMAGGGIKGGTSYGATDELGYNAVSDVVHVRDLHATMLYMLGLQHDRLSLKYQGLDMRLTGVEPARVIHDILT; from the coding sequence ATGTTCCCCAGCTTCATGAACCGCCGCACGTTTCTGGGCCAGGCAGGATTAAGCCCCGGAGCTGCTGCTCTGGCGGCAATGATGGCCGCAGATTCAAACGTCGGCAAAGGAGCGACCCCCGAATCAGCCGGGTCAGCTGTGGTCGGCCATCAATCGGGATCTCATTTTCGGGCCCGGGTGAAGCGAGTCATCTTTCTGTGTATGGCAGGTGGTCCGTCGCACCTGGAGACTTTTGACCCAAAGCCGGCACTGGCGAAACTGGATGGTCAGCCAATGCCCGAATCCTACACGGCAGGCCAGCCTATCGCTCAGTTGCAGGGCCAGGCACTCAAGTGTCTGGGACCTCAGACCCGATTCCGTTCGTGCGGCCAGAACGGCCTGGAGATCAGTGAATTTCTGCCGTGGCATCAGAAGATGGCAGATGACATTTGCGTCCTGCGGTCGCTGGTGACTGAGCAAATCAACCACGACCCGGCCCACACATTCATGAATACCGGGACGGCCATCAGTGGTCGCCCCTCTATGGGATCGTGGGTGAACTACGGACTTGGAAGTGAGGCACAGAATCTTCCGGGGTTTGTTGTTATGACCAGTGTTGGAGGGCGAAATCCGCAGCCGATCGCATCACGACAATGGTCTGCTGGATTTCTTCCGGGCCGTTTTCAGGGTGTGGAGTTCAATTCTACGGGTTCTCCCGTGCACTATCTTGACACGCCCCCGGGTGTCAGCATGGAAAGTCAGCGAAGACTGCTGGATACGGTTCGCGAGCTCAACCTGCATCGCAATCGCAGCCATCCCAATCCTGAACTGGAAACTCGCGTGAGCGCATACGAGATGGCATTTCAGATGCAGATGTCGGTGCCAGAACTGGTTGATATGTCAGATGAACCGAGGCATATTCTGGAAATGTACGGGGCAACTCCAGGAGACGGATCGTATGCATCCAACTGTTTGCTTGCCCGTCGAATGGCAGAACGCGGGGTGCGGTTTATTCATCTTTATCATCGCGGCTGGGACCATCACGGAGGATTAGTCCAATACATGAATACCTGTTGCGGCCTGACGGATCGACCCACCTGGGCTTTGATTCAGGACTTAAAACAACGCGGCCTGCTCGATGACACTCTGGTTATCTGGGGTGGAGAATTCGGTCGTACACCAATGTTCCAGGGAAAAGGCGGAGCGGGTCGGGACCATCACATTAAAGGGTTTTCGATGTGGATGGCAGGTGGTGGCATCAAAGGCGGGACCTCTTACGGGGCGACAGACGAATTGGGATACAACGCTGTTTCGGATGTTGTACATGTGCGTGATTTACATGCGACAATGCTGTACATGCTTGGCCTGCAGCATGACCGACTGTCTCTGAAGTATCAGGGGTTGGACATGCGGTTGACAGGTGTCGAACCGGCACGCGTGATTCATGACATTCTGACATAG
- the mutS gene encoding DNA mismatch repair protein MutS — MAKLSPMMERYMEVKRENPGAMLLFRMGDFYELFYEDAQNAARVLGLTLTSRDKSSENPVPMAGFPYHQLDAYLQKLIHAGFRAAICDQVEDPKKAKGLVRREVTRVVTPGTLTDDQLLDPRESNFIACIAPSKTTIGLAWLELSTGRFLVSEIEPALLHDELARIQPAECLIPESAVEERSLSLTRPDLGGPVLTPRPAWCFSKEETRRLLNEHFETATLEGFDIEMFSPAVTAAGALLEYVRDTQRTALPHIERIEVFRRSRHMIIDEATRRSLELTHTMRDGRRENTLLGVLDQTQTPMGARLMAEWLSSPLTDLEHITQRLDAVEELIGDMNLRDQLRASLKEIYDLQRLTSRVATGRCSPRDLVCLATTLEQLPRLRARLAERRSRRLQTLEQRIELCPEARTAIRDMLVDEPPNTVTDGGVIRPGFHSQLDELRDLARGGKQWIANYQAKESTRTGIPNLKIGFNKVFGYYLEVTGSHRDKVPEDYIRKQTLKNQERYITPELKEYEDKVLRAEDQSKALEQELFAELREKVAHFVPLLLRTAEVLAEIDVFGSLSHLAAVAGYCRPELTVEPVADIREGRHPVLDRLMPAGQFVPNDIRLGIEGSEPEKPVAGRVQIITGPNMAGKSTYIRQAALITIMAQMGSFVPASEARLGIADRVFARVGASDELGKGQSTFMVEMTETARILNAASCRSLVILDEIGRGTSTYDGISLAWAITEYLHDELQCRTLFATHYHELTELTQTLKHASNWNVAVQENNDDVIFLHRIVEGAAGRSYGIHVAKIAGVPRFVTERATTILDTLESDHLNSDGRPKVPPRETRRQRSRQRSLFDMPEDPILDEIRQLEVDNLTPIQALQELARLRQQLRQRSE; from the coding sequence ATGGCCAAGCTTTCTCCGATGATGGAACGGTACATGGAGGTCAAGCGGGAGAATCCCGGTGCCATGCTGTTGTTTCGCATGGGTGATTTTTATGAGCTGTTTTACGAGGACGCTCAGAATGCTGCACGAGTGCTGGGACTAACGCTGACCAGTCGGGATAAGTCTTCCGAGAATCCGGTGCCGATGGCGGGTTTCCCTTATCATCAACTGGATGCCTATCTGCAGAAGTTGATTCACGCCGGCTTTCGGGCCGCTATTTGCGATCAGGTTGAGGACCCGAAAAAGGCAAAAGGTCTGGTCCGCCGCGAAGTGACGCGCGTTGTGACTCCCGGGACACTGACGGACGACCAGTTACTGGATCCGCGCGAGAGCAATTTTATTGCATGCATTGCTCCGTCGAAGACGACCATTGGTCTCGCCTGGCTTGAACTTTCAACAGGCCGCTTTCTGGTTTCGGAAATTGAACCCGCGTTATTACACGATGAGTTGGCGCGTATTCAGCCAGCGGAGTGCCTGATCCCGGAAAGTGCTGTTGAAGAGCGGTCGCTCTCGCTGACTCGCCCGGATCTTGGCGGTCCTGTTCTGACGCCGCGCCCGGCCTGGTGTTTTTCAAAAGAAGAAACTCGCCGCCTGCTGAATGAACACTTCGAAACCGCCACGCTGGAAGGCTTCGACATCGAGATGTTTTCTCCGGCAGTCACAGCGGCGGGAGCATTACTGGAATACGTCCGGGATACGCAACGGACGGCATTGCCACACATCGAGCGGATCGAGGTGTTTCGCCGCAGTCGCCACATGATTATCGACGAAGCCACTCGCCGCAGTCTGGAATTGACGCACACGATGCGGGATGGTCGCCGCGAAAACACGTTGCTTGGTGTTCTGGATCAAACTCAGACACCGATGGGCGCGCGATTGATGGCAGAATGGCTGTCGAGCCCGCTGACGGATCTCGAACACATCACTCAGCGGCTGGATGCAGTTGAAGAGCTGATTGGTGATATGAATCTGCGCGATCAGTTGCGTGCATCGCTTAAAGAAATCTATGACCTGCAGCGTCTGACATCACGCGTTGCAACGGGGCGATGCAGTCCTCGCGACCTTGTGTGCCTTGCTACCACACTTGAGCAATTGCCGCGCTTACGGGCGCGTCTTGCCGAACGCAGGTCACGACGTTTACAAACGCTGGAGCAACGAATCGAACTCTGTCCGGAAGCAAGGACAGCCATCCGTGACATGCTGGTCGACGAACCGCCGAACACGGTGACGGATGGGGGAGTGATCCGGCCTGGCTTCCATTCGCAACTGGATGAACTTCGCGATCTTGCTCGCGGAGGCAAGCAGTGGATTGCCAACTACCAGGCCAAAGAGAGTACGCGAACCGGAATCCCGAATCTCAAGATCGGATTCAACAAGGTGTTCGGGTATTACCTGGAAGTCACGGGTTCGCATCGAGACAAAGTTCCGGAAGATTACATCCGCAAGCAGACGCTGAAGAATCAGGAACGTTACATCACTCCTGAGTTGAAAGAGTACGAAGACAAGGTGCTGCGAGCGGAAGATCAAAGCAAAGCACTGGAACAGGAACTGTTCGCAGAATTGCGTGAGAAGGTGGCTCATTTCGTGCCGTTGCTGCTTCGAACTGCAGAAGTTCTGGCAGAAATCGATGTCTTCGGATCGCTGTCGCACCTTGCGGCTGTGGCGGGATATTGCCGCCCCGAACTGACGGTGGAACCGGTTGCGGATATCCGTGAAGGTCGCCATCCGGTTCTGGATCGCCTGATGCCGGCCGGGCAGTTTGTCCCGAATGACATCCGACTGGGCATTGAAGGCAGTGAACCGGAAAAGCCGGTTGCCGGTCGCGTACAGATTATCACCGGTCCGAATATGGCCGGGAAAAGTACATACATTCGTCAGGCGGCATTGATCACAATTATGGCTCAAATGGGCTCATTTGTGCCCGCCAGCGAAGCGCGGCTGGGAATTGCAGATCGCGTCTTCGCTCGGGTTGGTGCCAGTGATGAACTCGGCAAAGGCCAGAGTACATTCATGGTAGAAATGACGGAGACCGCTCGCATTCTGAACGCCGCATCGTGCCGAAGCCTGGTGATTCTGGATGAAATTGGCCGGGGGACCAGTACCTACGACGGCATATCGCTTGCCTGGGCCATCACCGAATACCTGCACGATGAACTTCAGTGTCGCACACTGTTTGCAACCCACTATCACGAGCTGACGGAGCTTACACAAACCCTGAAACATGCATCCAACTGGAATGTGGCTGTTCAGGAAAACAACGACGATGTCATTTTTCTGCATCGAATTGTCGAAGGCGCTGCGGGGCGAAGTTATGGAATCCACGTGGCGAAGATTGCCGGAGTCCCGCGCTTTGTCACAGAACGTGCGACGACAATTCTTGATACACTGGAGAGCGATCACCTGAACAGCGATGGTCGCCCCAAAGTGCCTCCGCGAGAAACTCGGCGCCAAAGAAGTCGACAGCGCAGCCTGTTCGACATGCCGGAAGATCCTATTCTGGATGAGATTCGACAGCTTGAAGTCGATAATCTCACTCCGATCCAGGCGCTTCAGGAGTTGGCGAGACTGCGCCAACAACTCAGGCAACGCAGCGAGTAA